The following proteins come from a genomic window of Triticum aestivum cultivar Chinese Spring chromosome 6A, IWGSC CS RefSeq v2.1, whole genome shotgun sequence:
- the LOC123132509 gene encoding FGGY carbohydrate kinase domain-containing protein isoform X3 yields MERERLCRAIVNGYLACSVCCCKICVLVGKCCSRGCCRPWLHRYLLPWFALISTLAACLLWFEWRILCLRDIIVWMDHRALDQAERINSHSSPVLQFYGGSVSSEMQAPKLLWVKENLQKTWSMVYRWMDLGNWLTYRATGDETRSLSHMEQWRESNPRGMEPYGTDEVFWAEIGLGDLYEGSQAKIGHSVVFPGHPLGSGLTPTSAKELGLLTGTPVGTSLIDAYAGGLGVMESVPDVELKADMFDEEAICHRMVLVCGTSTCHMVVSKNKLFIPGVWGPFLSAMIPEFWLTECGQSATGALLDYIVQNHAAAPLLANQAASQSMSIYELMNKILLSMAHEQNMPFLSALSQDTHVLPDFHGNRSPVADPKSKGVICGLTLDTSEKHLALLYLATIQGIAYGTRHIVEHCNAHAHKIDTLLACGGLSKNSLYIQEHADITGCPIILPRENENVLLGAAILGAVAAKKFAGVHGAMKALNAAGKVVRPSSNPRVKKYHDAKYQIFRSLYEQQLSHRSTMAQALH; encoded by the exons ATGGAAAGAGAGAGATTGTGTAGAG CAATCGTCAACGGATATCTGGCATGCAGTGTGTGCTGCTGTAAAATCTGCGTGCTCGTTGGCAAATGTTGCTCCCGAGGATGTTGTCGGCCTTGGCTTCACCGCTACCTGCTCCCTTGGTTTGCCCTGATCTCCACATTAGCCGCGTGCCTTCTGTGGTTTGAATGGAGAATTTTGTGTTTGAG GGACATCATCGTGTGGATGGACCATAGGGCTCTCGACCAGGCTGAACGAATTAATTCTCACAGTTCACCGGTATTGCAATTTTATGGCGGGAGTGTCTCCTCAGAAATGCAAGCTCCAAAG CTTTTATGGGTAAAGGAAAATCTGCAAAAAACTTGGTCTATGGTATATAGGTGGATGGACCTCGGTAACTGGTTAACATATAG gGCAACTGGTGATGAAACCCGCAGCTTATCACACATGGAACAGTGGAGGGAATCAAATCCACGTGGTATGGAACCATATGGAACGGATGAAGTCTTTTGGGCAGAAATAGGTTTGGGAGACCTTTATGAAGGGAGCCAGGCAAAAATAG GACACTCCGTTGTGTTTCCTGGTCATCCTCTAGGTTCTGGTTTGACACCTACTTCTGCAAAG GAGTTAGGCTTGCTTACTGGGACTCCTGTTGGAACTTCGCTTATTGATGCTTATGCGGGGGGTCTTGGAGTCATGGAAAGTGTGCCAGATGTAGAATTGAAAGCTGACA TGTTTGATGAAGAAGCAATATGCCATCGCATGGTCTTGGTTTGCGGAACATCTACATGCCACATGGTTGTTTCAAAGAATAAGCTATTTATCCCTGGTGTCTGGGGACCATTTTTGTCTG CGATGATACCTGAGTTTTGGCTCACGGAGTGTGGCCAAAGTGCAACTGGTGCTTTACTTGATTACATTGTTCAAAACCATGCTGCGGCTCCCCTTCTGGCTAATCAAGCTGCTTCTCAAA GTATGTCCATTTATGAGTTGATGAACAAGATATTGCTTTCGATGGCACATGAACAAAATATGCCTTTTCTTTCTGCCTTGAGTCAGGACACCCATGTCCTTCCAGATTTTCATGGAAATCG GTCCCCTGTGGCTGATCCAAAATCGAAAGGGGTGATTTGTGGCTTGACACTTGATACAAGTGAAAAACATTTGGCGCTTCTGTACCTAGCAACAATTCAAGGCATTGCTTATGGTACTCGTCATATTGTGGAGCATTGTAATGCTCACGCGCACAAG ATCGACACCCTTCTTGCGTGTGGCGGACTTTCAAAGAACTCCTTGTATATCCAAGAACATGCAGATATCACAG GTTGTCCAATAATACTGCCTAGAGAAAACGAGAATGTGCTTCTGGGTGCTGCTATTCTGGGTGCTGTTGCTGCAAAGAAGTTCGCTGGTGTTCATGGCGCAATGAAAGCACTGAATGCAGCAGGGAAG GTTGTGCGCCCGTCTTCGAATCCTAGGGTGAAGAAATACCATGACGCCAAGTATCAGATATTTAGGTCCCTGTATGAGCAACAGCTCTCCCATCGCTCAACCATGGCGCAGGCATTGCACTAG
- the LOC123132509 gene encoding FGGY carbohydrate kinase domain-containing protein isoform X1, which yields MSCGGVFLGVDAGTGSARAGLFDDKGKLLGSASSPIQIWKERDCVEQSSTDIWHAVCAAVKSACSLANVAPEDVVGLGFTATCSLVAVGADGSPVSVSWNGDSRRDIIVWMDHRALDQAERINSHSSPVLQFYGGSVSSEMQAPKLLWVKENLQKTWSMVYRWMDLGNWLTYRATGDETRSLSHMEQWRESNPRGMEPYGTDEVFWAEIGLGDLYEGSQAKIGHSVVFPGHPLGSGLTPTSAKELGLLTGTPVGTSLIDAYAGGLGVMESVPDVELKADMFDEEAICHRMVLVCGTSTCHMVVSKNKLFIPGVWGPFLSAMIPEFWLTECGQSATGALLDYIVQNHAAAPLLANQAASQSMSIYELMNKILLSMAHEQNMPFLSALSQDTHVLPDFHGNRSPVADPKSKGVICGLTLDTSEKHLALLYLATIQGIAYGTRHIVEHCNAHAHKIDTLLACGGLSKNSLYIQEHADITGCPIILPRENENVLLGAAILGAVAAKKFAGVHGAMKALNAAGKVVRPSSNPRVKKYHDAKYQIFRSLYEQQLSHRSTMAQALH from the exons atgtcctgcggtggcgtcttCCTCGGCGTCGACGCCGGCACCGGCAGCGCTCGTGCAG GACTCTTTGATGACAAGGGTAAGTTGCTCGGGTCAGCGAGCAGCCCTATACAGATATGGAAAGAGAGAGATTGTGTAGAG CAATCGTCAACGGATATCTGGCATGCAGTGTGTGCTGCTGTAAAATCTGCGTGCTCGTTGGCAAATGTTGCTCCCGAGGATGTTGTCGGCCTTGGCTTCACCGCTACCTGCTCCCTTG TTGCTGTGGGTGCTGATGGTTCCCCTGTCTCGGTTTCTTGGAATGGTGATTCAAGAAGGGACATCATCGTGTGGATGGACCATAGGGCTCTCGACCAGGCTGAACGAATTAATTCTCACAGTTCACCGGTATTGCAATTTTATGGCGGGAGTGTCTCCTCAGAAATGCAAGCTCCAAAG CTTTTATGGGTAAAGGAAAATCTGCAAAAAACTTGGTCTATGGTATATAGGTGGATGGACCTCGGTAACTGGTTAACATATAG gGCAACTGGTGATGAAACCCGCAGCTTATCACACATGGAACAGTGGAGGGAATCAAATCCACGTGGTATGGAACCATATGGAACGGATGAAGTCTTTTGGGCAGAAATAGGTTTGGGAGACCTTTATGAAGGGAGCCAGGCAAAAATAG GACACTCCGTTGTGTTTCCTGGTCATCCTCTAGGTTCTGGTTTGACACCTACTTCTGCAAAG GAGTTAGGCTTGCTTACTGGGACTCCTGTTGGAACTTCGCTTATTGATGCTTATGCGGGGGGTCTTGGAGTCATGGAAAGTGTGCCAGATGTAGAATTGAAAGCTGACA TGTTTGATGAAGAAGCAATATGCCATCGCATGGTCTTGGTTTGCGGAACATCTACATGCCACATGGTTGTTTCAAAGAATAAGCTATTTATCCCTGGTGTCTGGGGACCATTTTTGTCTG CGATGATACCTGAGTTTTGGCTCACGGAGTGTGGCCAAAGTGCAACTGGTGCTTTACTTGATTACATTGTTCAAAACCATGCTGCGGCTCCCCTTCTGGCTAATCAAGCTGCTTCTCAAA GTATGTCCATTTATGAGTTGATGAACAAGATATTGCTTTCGATGGCACATGAACAAAATATGCCTTTTCTTTCTGCCTTGAGTCAGGACACCCATGTCCTTCCAGATTTTCATGGAAATCG GTCCCCTGTGGCTGATCCAAAATCGAAAGGGGTGATTTGTGGCTTGACACTTGATACAAGTGAAAAACATTTGGCGCTTCTGTACCTAGCAACAATTCAAGGCATTGCTTATGGTACTCGTCATATTGTGGAGCATTGTAATGCTCACGCGCACAAG ATCGACACCCTTCTTGCGTGTGGCGGACTTTCAAAGAACTCCTTGTATATCCAAGAACATGCAGATATCACAG GTTGTCCAATAATACTGCCTAGAGAAAACGAGAATGTGCTTCTGGGTGCTGCTATTCTGGGTGCTGTTGCTGCAAAGAAGTTCGCTGGTGTTCATGGCGCAATGAAAGCACTGAATGCAGCAGGGAAG GTTGTGCGCCCGTCTTCGAATCCTAGGGTGAAGAAATACCATGACGCCAAGTATCAGATATTTAGGTCCCTGTATGAGCAACAGCTCTCCCATCGCTCAACCATGGCGCAGGCATTGCACTAG
- the LOC123132509 gene encoding FGGY carbohydrate kinase domain-containing protein isoform X2, with amino-acid sequence MERERLCRAIVNGYLACSVCCCKICVLVGKCCSRGCCRPWLHRYLLPWFALISTLAACLLWFEWRILCLRRDIIVWMDHRALDQAERINSHSSPVLQFYGGSVSSEMQAPKLLWVKENLQKTWSMVYRWMDLGNWLTYRATGDETRSLSHMEQWRESNPRGMEPYGTDEVFWAEIGLGDLYEGSQAKIGHSVVFPGHPLGSGLTPTSAKELGLLTGTPVGTSLIDAYAGGLGVMESVPDVELKADMFDEEAICHRMVLVCGTSTCHMVVSKNKLFIPGVWGPFLSAMIPEFWLTECGQSATGALLDYIVQNHAAAPLLANQAASQSMSIYELMNKILLSMAHEQNMPFLSALSQDTHVLPDFHGNRSPVADPKSKGVICGLTLDTSEKHLALLYLATIQGIAYGTRHIVEHCNAHAHKIDTLLACGGLSKNSLYIQEHADITGCPIILPRENENVLLGAAILGAVAAKKFAGVHGAMKALNAAGKVVRPSSNPRVKKYHDAKYQIFRSLYEQQLSHRSTMAQALH; translated from the exons ATGGAAAGAGAGAGATTGTGTAGAG CAATCGTCAACGGATATCTGGCATGCAGTGTGTGCTGCTGTAAAATCTGCGTGCTCGTTGGCAAATGTTGCTCCCGAGGATGTTGTCGGCCTTGGCTTCACCGCTACCTGCTCCCTTGGTTTGCCCTGATCTCCACATTAGCCGCGTGCCTTCTGTGGTTTGAATGGAGAATTTTGTGTTTGAG AAGGGACATCATCGTGTGGATGGACCATAGGGCTCTCGACCAGGCTGAACGAATTAATTCTCACAGTTCACCGGTATTGCAATTTTATGGCGGGAGTGTCTCCTCAGAAATGCAAGCTCCAAAG CTTTTATGGGTAAAGGAAAATCTGCAAAAAACTTGGTCTATGGTATATAGGTGGATGGACCTCGGTAACTGGTTAACATATAG gGCAACTGGTGATGAAACCCGCAGCTTATCACACATGGAACAGTGGAGGGAATCAAATCCACGTGGTATGGAACCATATGGAACGGATGAAGTCTTTTGGGCAGAAATAGGTTTGGGAGACCTTTATGAAGGGAGCCAGGCAAAAATAG GACACTCCGTTGTGTTTCCTGGTCATCCTCTAGGTTCTGGTTTGACACCTACTTCTGCAAAG GAGTTAGGCTTGCTTACTGGGACTCCTGTTGGAACTTCGCTTATTGATGCTTATGCGGGGGGTCTTGGAGTCATGGAAAGTGTGCCAGATGTAGAATTGAAAGCTGACA TGTTTGATGAAGAAGCAATATGCCATCGCATGGTCTTGGTTTGCGGAACATCTACATGCCACATGGTTGTTTCAAAGAATAAGCTATTTATCCCTGGTGTCTGGGGACCATTTTTGTCTG CGATGATACCTGAGTTTTGGCTCACGGAGTGTGGCCAAAGTGCAACTGGTGCTTTACTTGATTACATTGTTCAAAACCATGCTGCGGCTCCCCTTCTGGCTAATCAAGCTGCTTCTCAAA GTATGTCCATTTATGAGTTGATGAACAAGATATTGCTTTCGATGGCACATGAACAAAATATGCCTTTTCTTTCTGCCTTGAGTCAGGACACCCATGTCCTTCCAGATTTTCATGGAAATCG GTCCCCTGTGGCTGATCCAAAATCGAAAGGGGTGATTTGTGGCTTGACACTTGATACAAGTGAAAAACATTTGGCGCTTCTGTACCTAGCAACAATTCAAGGCATTGCTTATGGTACTCGTCATATTGTGGAGCATTGTAATGCTCACGCGCACAAG ATCGACACCCTTCTTGCGTGTGGCGGACTTTCAAAGAACTCCTTGTATATCCAAGAACATGCAGATATCACAG GTTGTCCAATAATACTGCCTAGAGAAAACGAGAATGTGCTTCTGGGTGCTGCTATTCTGGGTGCTGTTGCTGCAAAGAAGTTCGCTGGTGTTCATGGCGCAATGAAAGCACTGAATGCAGCAGGGAAG GTTGTGCGCCCGTCTTCGAATCCTAGGGTGAAGAAATACCATGACGCCAAGTATCAGATATTTAGGTCCCTGTATGAGCAACAGCTCTCCCATCGCTCAACCATGGCGCAGGCATTGCACTAG
- the LOC123132508 gene encoding calmodulin-binding protein 60 B, with translation MNEKRGLEAAAAGDGRPEAKRSRPPALASVIVEALKVDSLQRLCSSLEPILRRVVSEEVERALGKLGPAAITGRSSPKRIEGPGGRNLQLQFRTRLSLPLFTGGKVEGEQGAAIHVVLLDTGNGCVVSSGLESSSKLDIVVLEGDFNNEDEEGWTEEEFDSHIVKEREGKRPIITGDIQVTLKEGVGTIGEFTFTDNSSWIRSRKFRLGLKIASGFCEGVRIREAKTEAFMVKDHRGELYKKHYPPALKDEVWRLEKIGKDGSFHKRLNKSGILTVEDFLRLVVRDPQKLRTILGSGMSNKMWDSLVEHAKTCVLSGKYYIYYSDENRTAGAIFNDLYAFCGLISGEQFYSSESLDDGQKHFADGLVKKAYDNWMYVIEYDGKALLNPKPKKKAALTNQAEARAPAAYVQCISSTSMPGPSTTGTNGSIGYDGNQTATQSVQLQSSSANVPVPYDDAFSFLPPTMLMGSNQGTATDGMGLELGQLHHTISQRQPIQPANVGYDNWHHNRDGQYADDFTEDIRMKSHQLLEGDDMQQLLRIFNMGGASTGLPDETFSFPDIPSPFPNPDSEGEPSRPSGKAVVGWLKIKAAMRWGIFVRKKAAERRAQIVELED, from the exons ATGAACGAGAAGCGCGGgctggaggccgccgccgccggcgacggccgCCCTGAGGCCAAGCGGTCGCGGCCCCCGGCTCTTGCCAG TGTTATTGTTGAAGCACTAAAGGTGGATAGTCTGCAGAGGCTTTGCTCATCATTGGAACCAATTCTCCGTAGAGTG GTTAGTGAAGAAGTGGAGCGCGCCTTGGGAAAACTTGGTCCTGCTGCAATCACTGGGAG GTCTTCTCCAAAGCGAATTGAAGGGCCTGGTGGAAGAAATCTGCAACTCCAATTCAGGACAAGATTGTCCCTTCCCCTTTTTACCGGAGGAAAAGTTGAAGGGGAGCAGGGGGCTGCAATTCATGTTGTTTTGCTTGATACCGGCAATGGCTGTGTTGTATCATCTGGGCTGGAGTCGTCTTCCAAGCTTGATATTGTTGTTCTAGAAGGTGATTTCAACAATGAGGACGAGGAAGGCTGGACAGAGGAGGAATTTGACAGTCATATAGTGAAGGAGCGTGAGGGAAAACGACCTATTATAACTGGCGATATACAAGTCACACTGAAAGAAGGTGTTGGCACAATCGGGGAGTTCACGTTCACAGATAACTCTAGCTGGATAAGGAGTAGGAAATTCAGACTTGGTTTGAAAATTGCCTCAGGGTTTTGTGAGGGTGTTCGCATCCGTGAGGCAAAAACTGAAGCTTTTATGGTTAAGGACCATAGAGGAGAAT TGTACAAGAAGCATTATCCACCTGCATTGAAGGATGAGGTCTGGAGGTTAGAGAAAATAGGAAAAGATGGGTCATTCCATAAGAGGCTGAATAAATCTGGAATTTTAACTGTTGAAGATTTTCTTAGGCTTGTGGTTCGGGATCCACAGAAGCTGCGTACT ATCCTCGGAAGTGGCATGTCCAACAAGATGTGGGATTCCCTCGTTGAACATGCAAAAACCTGTGTCTTGAGTGGAAAATATTACATATACTATTCTGATGAGAACAGAACTGCTGGTGCTATTTTCAACGACCTCTATGCATTCTGTGGGCTGATTTCTGGCGAGCAATTCTATTCGTCTGAGAGTCTTGATGATGGCCAAAAG CATTTTGCTGATGGGCTGGTGAAGAAAGCATATGATAATTGGATGTATGTTATTGAATATGATGGCAAAGCTCTCTTGAACCCTAAACCGAAGAAAAAGGCTGCATTAACTAATCAAGCTGAGGCTCGTGCTCCTGCTGCATATGTACAGTGCATTTCTTCAACGAGTATGCCAGGACCATCTACAACAG GCACAAATGGTTCTATAGGGTATGATGGCAACCAGACAGCAACACAGTCTGTTCAGCTTCAGAGTTCATCTGCTAATGTGCCTGTGCCATATGACGACGCCTTTTCATTTTTGCCGCCTACCATGTTGATGGGGTCTAATCAGGGAACAGCAACTGATGGCATGGGTCTGGAACTCGGCCAGTTGCATCACACAATTTCTCAACGTCAACCAATTCAGCCAGCAAACGTCGGCTACGATAATTGGCATCACAACCGTGATGGTCAGTATGCTGATGATTTCACTGAAGACATTCGCATGAAAAGCCACCAACTGCTCGAGGGTGACGACATGCAGCAGCTGCTCAGGATCTTCAATATGGGCGGAGCTTCTACTGGTTTGCCAGACGAAACATTTTCCTTCCCTGACATTCCATCTCCATTCCCAAACCCAGACTCTGAAGGTGAGCCCAGCCGTCCATCGGGCAAAGCCGTTGTCGGGTGGCTCAAGATAAAGGCTGCTATGAGATGGGGAATATTTGTCAGGAAGAAAGCTGCCGAGAGAAGGGCGCAGATTGTTGAGCTGGAGGATTAA